A DNA window from Mya arenaria isolate MELC-2E11 chromosome 17, ASM2691426v1 contains the following coding sequences:
- the LOC128223885 gene encoding glycosaminoglycan xylosylkinase-like, with product MRINGRLALLRTVHGLLLCMIIRIAQLYPVHKAGISDQHLESFLPFLAEQNNYQGKDWRNITLFREELVKSLTSRYKIDWGCRLNKSPWSVAEKWLSNQTIIPERTPELGGVLNAIATREIISADVGYKGTQLKLLLKLKGGQKVAFKPKRFSRDAIIQGPPYAGEDRHNGEIVAFHLSRLLEFRRTPLAAGRVINLETEIKPVATSTLLETFYTRGNNSCFYGKCFYCKGESTGVCGEGALLEGSLILWLPEGVSLTQHKHPWARTYKTGLLAQWEDDLNYCKKVILKFPSYHWGPRLLDIIDTAILDFLMGNADRHRYETYRDTMLMLDNAKSFGNPQHDETSILAPLYHCCRLRLSTWLRLLVYQDGVLGRVLREVLRGDPISPVLSDLHIRAMDRRLALVLDYVKHCMSHNGPEFVLIKNG from the exons ATGAGAATAAATGGAAGGCTTGCACTTCTGAGGACAGTCCATGGACTGTTACTTTGTATGATAATCAGAATTGCACAGTTATACCCTGTCCACAAGGCAGGAATTAGTGACCAGCATTTGGAAAGTTTTCTCCCATTCTTGGCCGAACAGAATAATTATCAAGGCAAAGATTGGAGGAATATTACCCTGTTTCGAGAAGAACTGGTGAAGAGTTTGACATCCCGCTACAAAATTGACTGGGGATGCAGACTCAACAAATCGCCATGGTCAGTTGCAGAAAAATGGCTCTCAAATCAGACAATTATACCAGAGAGGACTCCAGAGCTTG GAGGAGTCCTAAATGCTATTGCCACAAGGGAGATAATTTCCGCTGATGTTGGTTACAAAGGGACACAACTCAAGCTGCTACTCAAGTTAAAGGGAGGTCAAAAAGTGGCCTTTAAACCCAAAAg attttctcGAGATGCGATTATTCAGGGTCCACCCTATGCAGGGGAAGATCGTCACAATGGGGAAATTGTCGCCTTCCATCTCTCCAG GCTTCTGGAGTTTAGGCGAACCCCATTGGCAGCCGGGAGAGTCATAAACCTCGAGACAGAAATTAAACCTGTGGCCACATCAACCCTGCTGGAAACATTCTACACAAGGGGAAATAACTCCTGCTTCTATGGAAAATGCTTCTATTGTAAG GGAGAGTCTACTGGGGTCTGTGGGGAAGGTGCCTTACTGGAGGGCAGTCTCATCTTGTGGCTTCCAGAGGGGGTTTCACTTACGCAACACAAACATCCATGGGCCAGAACCTACAAAACTGGACTTCTTGCTCA ATGGGAAGATGACCTGAACTACTGTAAGAAGGTGATCCTTAAATTCCCTAGCTACCACTGGGGTCCACGCCTTCTGGACATTATAGATACTGCCATACTGGACTTCCTTATGGGTAACGCAGATCGCCATAGATACGAGACATACAGGGATACCATGCTGATGCTTGATAATGCCAAAAG ttttgGGAACCCTCAGCATGACGAGACATCTATTCTAGCTCCTCTCTATCATTGCTGCAG ATTACGGTTATCTACGTGGTTACGTCTGCTGGTGTACCAGGACGGAGTATTGGGTCGTGTTTTACGGGAAGTTCTCCGGGGAGACCCTATATCTCCGGTGTTATCCGATCTACATATACGTGCCATGGATCGAAGATTAGCACTGGTGCTAGATTATGTAAAGCATTGCATGTCTCATAATGGACCAGAATTTGTGCTGATAAAAAATGGATAG